One Fibrobacter sp. UWH4 DNA window includes the following coding sequences:
- a CDS encoding SIR2 family protein — protein sequence MDIASSTYRRIFVLGSGFSKSFCPQMPTLRDLNELIPFGISDEFPHLRDYCRRFLELCNNQAEYLNIETLSTSILSAQIFPGVRESLYHSSLRFELLRFIAGAIRHDHAVDSQSAAILRKFLTGCVNCPSEGVRDTLLLSFNYDTLIEDVITDDAKMNARVAVDYGVRIDPADRSAVRAPRTHSVDLIKLHGSLNWYPVKGASDPLDLKNVCQVEPCDRSFPIYREDTPIYIPMAHTKESFLRGSLFNLLWSKADYYLKNAQEIFFLGYGFPKSDMNNLEFLLRHRDRFKKVVVFEREGHPDLERLRELLGEIVVSCDAKEFLAKF from the coding sequence ATGGATATCGCATCGAGTACATACCGGCGGATTTTTGTGTTGGGTTCCGGGTTCAGCAAGTCGTTTTGCCCGCAAATGCCCACGCTCCGCGACCTGAACGAGCTGATTCCCTTCGGAATATCGGACGAGTTCCCGCACCTGCGTGACTACTGCAGGCGTTTCCTAGAACTTTGCAATAACCAGGCGGAATACCTGAATATCGAAACGCTTTCGACTTCGATTCTGTCGGCGCAGATTTTCCCCGGGGTGCGCGAGAGCCTTTATCATTCCAGCTTGCGTTTTGAACTGTTGCGATTTATTGCGGGAGCCATTCGCCATGATCATGCGGTGGATTCACAGTCGGCGGCCATTCTCCGCAAGTTCTTGACGGGTTGCGTGAATTGCCCGAGTGAAGGCGTGCGCGACACCTTGCTGCTGTCCTTTAATTATGACACGCTGATCGAGGACGTGATTACGGATGATGCCAAGATGAATGCGCGTGTAGCGGTGGATTACGGGGTGCGTATAGACCCGGCTGACCGCAGCGCGGTTCGTGCGCCGCGTACCCATTCGGTGGATTTGATTAAGTTGCATGGATCGCTGAACTGGTATCCGGTCAAGGGTGCGTCAGACCCGCTTGATTTGAAGAACGTGTGCCAGGTGGAACCTTGCGATCGCAGTTTCCCGATTTATCGCGAGGATACTCCGATTTATATTCCGATGGCGCATACGAAGGAATCTTTCTTGCGCGGGAGCCTGTTTAATTTGTTGTGGAGTAAGGCCGATTACTACCTCAAGAATGCCCAAGAAATTTTCTTCTTGGGTTATGGTTTCCCGAAGTCCGACATGAACAATCTGGAATTCCTGCTTCGCCACCGTGACCGCTTCAAGAAGGTGGTGGTGTTTGAACGCGAAGGCCACCCAGATCTGGAACGCCTGCGTGAGTTGCTCGGTGAAATCGTCGTCAGTTGCGACGCGAAGGAATTCTTGGCGAAGTTCTAG
- a CDS encoding Rne/Rng family ribonuclease codes for MANKCKRGILISKTPYEKRIAIMEDGELVELVVEGVSSNRVLGNIYKGVVQKVLPALKAAFIDIGLEKAGFLHQEDAMDRNELLRREYGDDDDEGGSSKEVSIDEILQEGQEIMVQVVKEPISTKGARLTTHLSFAGRFLVCMPGTNFIGVSKRERDPAKRREFKKVVRRLKGRDVGYIVRTNGLNESEFEINKQMRELESKWEQTKYNFENQPAETCIYEESDSIEQTVREYFSDNTDYVYIDNRDEYFALREYLKVLSPDKLDKVKLWSSNESLFEYFKIENDYARSLQRQVPLPRGGNLVIEQTEALVSIDVNTGPKVHGKDQGKIILETNIDACYEIAKQLRLRDVGGLIIIDFIDMESEEDNEKVYQEFRKAIRRDKAPISPAPISQFGLMEVTRKRVRVNLMTEKTERCPVCDGGGRIATLESTLGMIDRWMARAKAKGKLREVTLVVSPQVIDVLCKDHNRMFNYLEYKHSMNISLVEDEHAHINQFWFYDKNNEDITDLYKFV; via the coding sequence ATGGCAAATAAGTGCAAGCGTGGAATTTTGATTAGCAAGACGCCTTACGAAAAGCGCATCGCCATCATGGAAGACGGCGAACTCGTTGAACTTGTCGTCGAAGGCGTTTCTTCTAATCGAGTTCTGGGCAATATTTACAAGGGCGTGGTCCAGAAGGTGCTTCCGGCACTCAAGGCTGCGTTCATTGATATTGGCCTTGAAAAGGCAGGCTTTTTGCATCAAGAAGACGCCATGGACAGAAACGAACTCCTCCGCCGCGAATATGGCGACGACGATGACGAGGGCGGTTCTTCCAAGGAAGTCTCTATTGACGAAATTCTGCAAGAAGGCCAAGAAATCATGGTTCAGGTGGTCAAGGAACCGATCAGCACCAAGGGTGCCCGTCTGACCACTCACCTGAGCTTTGCGGGTCGTTTCCTCGTGTGCATGCCGGGCACCAACTTCATTGGGGTGTCCAAGCGTGAACGCGACCCGGCCAAGCGCCGCGAATTCAAGAAGGTGGTCCGCCGCCTCAAGGGTCGCGACGTGGGCTACATCGTTCGTACCAACGGTCTGAACGAATCCGAATTCGAAATCAACAAGCAGATGCGCGAACTCGAAAGCAAGTGGGAACAGACGAAGTACAACTTCGAAAACCAGCCTGCCGAAACCTGCATCTACGAAGAATCCGATTCGATTGAACAGACCGTCCGCGAATACTTCAGCGACAACACCGACTACGTGTATATCGACAACCGCGACGAATACTTCGCCCTGCGCGAATACCTCAAGGTACTCTCGCCGGACAAGCTCGACAAGGTGAAGCTCTGGAGCAGCAACGAAAGCCTGTTCGAATACTTCAAGATCGAAAACGACTACGCACGTTCCCTGCAGCGTCAGGTACCGCTCCCGCGTGGCGGCAACCTCGTCATCGAACAGACCGAAGCACTCGTCTCTATCGACGTGAACACCGGACCGAAGGTGCACGGCAAGGACCAGGGCAAGATCATCCTCGAAACGAACATCGACGCCTGCTACGAGATTGCAAAGCAGCTTAGGCTCCGCGATGTGGGTGGCCTGATTATTATCGACTTTATCGATATGGAATCCGAAGAAGACAACGAAAAGGTCTACCAGGAATTCCGCAAGGCAATCCGCCGCGACAAGGCCCCGATCAGCCCCGCCCCCATCAGCCAGTTCGGCCTCATGGAAGTCACCCGTAAGCGCGTCCGCGTGAATCTGATGACCGAAAAGACCGAACGTTGCCCGGTGTGCGACGGCGGCGGACGCATCGCGACGCTTGAATCCACGCTCGGCATGATCGACCGCTGGATGGCCCGCGCGAAGGCAAAGGGCAAGCTCCGCGAAGTGACCCTCGTGGTAAGCCCGCAGGTGATCGACGTGCTCTGCAAGGACCACAACCGCATGTTCAACTACTTGGAATACAAGCACAGCATGAACATCAGCCTCGTGGAAGACGAGCACGCCCACATCAACCAGTTCTGGTTCTACGACAAGAACAACGAAGACATTACCGACCTCTACAAGTTCGTGTAA